In Dietzia sp. ANT_WB102, a genomic segment contains:
- a CDS encoding type II toxin-antitoxin system PemK/MazF family toxin gives MAIDWARVGRTAARMGRKYGPTVAREVRRRLDDRVVSPALSRPAGPEGRPATTGTAPTSSRARRISYAPDLDGQADPGEIVWTWVEFEENDGRGKDRPVLVVGRDGDHLLGLQLSSQDKRDDDEGWLGLGSGPWDSEGRPSWVRLDRVLDVPEQGIRREGAICPRAKFDQVAGRLRSDYGWR, from the coding sequence ATGGCTATCGACTGGGCCCGGGTGGGTCGCACGGCTGCCCGGATGGGGCGCAAGTACGGACCGACGGTGGCGCGCGAGGTGCGCCGGCGGCTGGACGACCGCGTGGTCTCCCCCGCGCTGTCCCGGCCGGCCGGGCCCGAGGGGCGGCCCGCCACCACCGGTACCGCACCCACCTCGAGCCGGGCTCGCAGGATCTCCTATGCGCCCGACCTCGATGGTCAGGCCGACCCCGGCGAGATCGTGTGGACCTGGGTCGAGTTCGAGGAGAACGACGGGCGCGGCAAGGACCGCCCAGTCCTGGTGGTGGGTCGGGACGGGGACCACCTACTCGGCCTCCAGCTCTCTTCGCAGGACAAGAGGGACGACGACGAGGGGTGGCTCGGGCTCGGATCGGGGCCGTGGGACTCGGAGGGCCGACCGAGCTGGGTACGCCTCGACCGCGTGCTGGACGTCCCCGAGCAGGGCATCCGTCGCGAGGGCGCGATCTGCCCGCGAGCGAAGTTCGACCAGGTCGCCGGTCGACTCCGTTCGGACTATGGCTGGCGCTGA
- the holA gene encoding DNA polymerase III subunit delta, with protein sequence MTSESAPSVLHLVLGEDEFLTERATAGVVSTLRASTPAGQDPPVVSRLGGPEVTAPQLFELLSPSLFGEARIVVITGAAELGKDAQAAILDAAGDLPPETVLIVQHTGGGRAKALVADLRKAGAQEHAAGKLTRHMDVVGFVRSEFRTLNVRVAPEACEALVEAVGTDLRQLSSACGQLVADTGGKVDVEAVRRYHSGVVGVSGFTVAERAVVGDVAGAIEALEWAMHTGVPHVVLADALADAVNSVALVGTQRGVPPADLARQGLPPWKVKKVTAQTRHWSIETLGSALQVVARLNGEVKGQAEDTSYALERAVRAVGSLASSN encoded by the coding sequence ATGACATCGGAGTCTGCACCGTCCGTGTTGCACCTGGTGTTGGGTGAGGACGAGTTCCTCACCGAACGCGCTACCGCAGGCGTCGTGTCGACGCTGCGCGCCTCAACTCCGGCCGGCCAGGACCCGCCGGTGGTCTCGCGGCTGGGTGGGCCTGAGGTCACGGCACCGCAGCTGTTCGAACTGCTCTCGCCGTCCCTGTTCGGTGAGGCTCGCATCGTGGTGATCACGGGGGCGGCGGAACTGGGTAAGGACGCCCAGGCCGCGATACTCGACGCTGCCGGCGATCTGCCTCCCGAGACCGTGCTGATCGTCCAGCACACTGGAGGTGGCCGGGCCAAGGCGCTGGTGGCGGACCTGCGAAAGGCGGGGGCCCAGGAACACGCGGCCGGGAAGCTCACCCGGCACATGGACGTGGTCGGCTTCGTCCGGTCGGAGTTTCGGACGCTGAACGTGCGGGTTGCACCCGAGGCCTGCGAGGCCCTGGTGGAAGCGGTGGGAACCGACCTGCGGCAGCTTTCGTCGGCGTGCGGTCAGCTCGTGGCCGACACGGGCGGCAAGGTGGACGTGGAAGCGGTGCGGCGATACCACTCGGGAGTCGTGGGCGTCAGTGGGTTCACCGTCGCGGAACGGGCGGTAGTCGGGGACGTGGCCGGAGCGATCGAGGCGCTCGAGTGGGCCATGCACACCGGGGTCCCGCACGTGGTTCTCGCCGACGCGCTGGCGGACGCGGTGAACTCGGTCGCCCTGGTCGGGACCCAGCGTGGAGTGCCGCCTGCGGATCTGGCCCGTCAGGGACTGCCGCCGTGGAAGGTCAAAAAGGTGACCGCCCAGACCCGGCACTGGTCGATCGAGACCCTGGGTAGCGCGTTGCAAGTGGTCGCCCGGCTTAACGGTGAGGTCAAGGGACAGGCGGAGGACACGTCCTATGCGCTCGAGCGGGCCGTTCGCGCGGTCGGATCGCTGGCGTCGTCCAACTGA
- a CDS encoding DegV family protein yields the protein MTIRLVTDSSADLPVEWIRAFGITVVGLHVMEEDERAVSTAAVTPDELAGIYDALLADPDCSGVVSVHLSRELSRTWQSAVDAATRFGGRVLVSDSRGAGMAFGAAVAQCAWAANNGLGLSATYELAERLCRGASTFAALESLENLRRGGRISALAALFGSALSMRPVIVLRSGSVELAAKARTTSKAHARLRTLLRDEVARGDVLVVVHHHQAWERAEEMATEIRKETQFPERVIIVDFDEVLAWHLGPGTVGVSVTELVDTEFPIPPASPQEVG from the coding sequence TCCGATTGGTCACCGATTCCAGCGCGGATCTGCCCGTCGAGTGGATTCGCGCGTTCGGCATCACTGTGGTGGGTCTGCACGTCATGGAGGAGGACGAGAGGGCGGTGTCCACGGCCGCCGTCACTCCCGACGAGTTGGCGGGTATCTACGACGCGTTGCTCGCGGATCCCGACTGTTCCGGCGTGGTGTCGGTGCACCTCTCCCGCGAGCTCTCGCGCACCTGGCAGTCGGCGGTGGACGCGGCGACCCGGTTCGGGGGACGTGTCCTGGTTTCCGATTCCCGCGGAGCAGGCATGGCCTTCGGGGCCGCTGTGGCGCAGTGCGCGTGGGCGGCTAACAACGGGCTCGGACTGTCTGCGACCTACGAGTTGGCCGAGCGCCTCTGCAGGGGTGCCTCGACGTTTGCCGCTCTGGAATCGCTCGAGAACCTGCGCCGGGGCGGGCGTATCAGCGCGCTCGCGGCGCTCTTCGGCAGCGCGCTGTCCATGCGGCCTGTTATCGTGCTGCGTTCCGGATCGGTCGAACTCGCGGCTAAAGCCCGCACCACCAGCAAGGCACACGCGCGGCTGCGCACCCTTCTGCGTGACGAGGTGGCCCGCGGCGACGTTCTGGTGGTGGTCCACCATCACCAGGCTTGGGAGCGGGCCGAGGAGATGGCCACCGAGATCCGCAAAGAGACCCAGTTCCCGGAGCGCGTCATTATCGTCGACTTTGACGAAGTTCTCGCCTGGCACCTGGGCCCGGGAACGGTGGGTGTCTCGGTGACGGAACTGGTCGACACTGAATTCCCCATCCCTCCTGCGTCTCCACAGGAAGTGGGCTGA
- a CDS encoding TSUP family transporter, translating into MPSSIAVAAASPALGVSVWVLAALIVAAFVAGWVDSVVGGGGLIQLPALVIALPADATTPEVLGTNKLSSVAGTLVATLTYLRKVRVPVAMVLPLVVAAFVGSAGGSSVARFIPKEFLTPVVLVAVVVVGAYTYAKPTMGRVHEERHTGWARTWRSALIGVVIGFYDGVLGPGTGSFFVIAIVAFLGFGFLQGTVAAKLANLTTNIASILVFGVHGEVLWIIGGCMAVANLAGGFIGARMAMRHGNEFIRTVFLVVISILAVRLAWDTVAQWL; encoded by the coding sequence ATGCCTTCGTCTATCGCGGTCGCCGCCGCGTCTCCCGCCCTGGGGGTCTCCGTCTGGGTGCTTGCGGCGCTCATCGTGGCGGCGTTCGTCGCGGGTTGGGTCGACTCCGTGGTCGGGGGAGGCGGGCTGATCCAGCTCCCGGCGCTGGTCATCGCGCTTCCAGCGGACGCCACGACGCCGGAGGTGCTCGGCACCAACAAGCTGTCGTCGGTCGCCGGGACCCTTGTCGCCACCCTGACCTATCTGCGGAAGGTCCGCGTGCCGGTCGCGATGGTATTGCCGCTGGTGGTGGCGGCCTTCGTGGGGTCCGCGGGCGGGTCTTCGGTGGCCCGGTTCATCCCGAAAGAGTTCCTCACGCCGGTCGTCCTGGTGGCCGTGGTCGTGGTCGGCGCCTACACGTATGCCAAACCGACGATGGGGCGGGTTCACGAGGAGCGACACACCGGATGGGCGCGGACGTGGCGGTCAGCACTCATCGGGGTGGTGATCGGGTTCTACGACGGGGTGCTCGGCCCGGGGACGGGGTCGTTCTTCGTCATCGCGATCGTCGCCTTCCTGGGATTCGGGTTCCTGCAGGGCACGGTGGCGGCCAAGCTCGCGAACCTCACCACGAACATTGCCTCGATCCTGGTGTTCGGCGTGCATGGGGAGGTGTTGTGGATCATCGGCGGGTGCATGGCGGTGGCCAACCTGGCCGGGGGGTTCATCGGAGCGCGGATGGCGATGCGGCACGGTAACGAGTTCATCCGCACCGTATTCCTCGTCGTCATCAGCATCCTGGCGGTCCGCTTGGCGTGGGACACCGTGGCACAGTGGCTGTGA
- the lepA gene encoding translation elongation factor 4, which produces MIEIPNFAETTFTDPARIRNFCIIAHIDHGKSTLADRMLQLTGVVEERLMRAQYLDRMDIERERGITIKAQNVRLPWVPRSGAHEGEEIVLHMIDTPGHVDFTYEVSRALEACEGAILLVDAAQGIEAQTLANLYLAMENDLEIIPVLNKIDLPAADPDRFAEEISHIIGCEPADVLRVSGKTGVGVEELLDKLCETIPAPVGDPDAPPRAMIFDSVYDTYRGVVTYVRVMDGSLRPREKVKMMSTGSTHEALEVGIISPEPKSTAGLGPGEVGYLITGVKDVRQSKVGDTVTSARGGAMEPLPGYKEPNPMVFSGLYPIDGSDYPVLRDALDKLQLNDASLDYEPETSVALGFGFRCGFLGLLHMEITRDRLEREFNLDLISTAPNVVYRVIAEDGTEHQVTNPSYWPEGKNREVYEPIVKCTIIVPSEFVGTTMELCQSKRGEMKGMDYLSETRVELRYVIPMGEIIFDFFDSLKSRTKGYASMDYEEAGEQIADLVKVDILLQGEAVDAFSAIVHRDYAQAYGNKMTVKLKELIPRQQYEVPIQAAIGSKIISRENIRAIRKDVLSKCYGGDISRKRKLLEKQKEGKKRMKSIGRVDVPQEAFVAALSADSSADKK; this is translated from the coding sequence GTGATCGAGATTCCCAACTTCGCAGAGACGACGTTCACCGATCCGGCCAGGATCAGGAACTTCTGCATCATCGCCCATATCGACCACGGCAAGTCGACGCTCGCCGACCGCATGCTGCAGTTGACCGGTGTGGTCGAGGAGCGGCTCATGCGCGCCCAATATCTCGACCGCATGGATATCGAGCGCGAACGCGGCATCACCATCAAGGCCCAGAATGTCCGCCTGCCCTGGGTACCCCGCTCGGGTGCGCACGAGGGCGAGGAGATCGTCCTGCACATGATCGACACCCCGGGCCATGTGGACTTCACCTACGAGGTTTCCCGCGCGCTCGAGGCGTGTGAGGGGGCCATCCTGCTTGTCGACGCTGCGCAGGGCATCGAGGCGCAGACCCTGGCCAACCTCTACCTGGCGATGGAGAACGACCTCGAGATCATCCCGGTGCTCAACAAGATCGACCTGCCCGCGGCGGACCCGGACCGGTTCGCCGAGGAGATCTCCCACATCATCGGCTGCGAGCCCGCCGACGTGCTCCGCGTCTCCGGAAAGACCGGCGTCGGCGTCGAAGAGTTGCTGGACAAGCTGTGCGAGACGATCCCGGCACCTGTGGGTGACCCGGACGCGCCGCCGCGGGCGATGATCTTCGACTCGGTCTACGACACCTACCGCGGTGTCGTCACCTATGTCCGCGTGATGGACGGTTCGCTCAGGCCGCGCGAGAAGGTCAAGATGATGTCCACGGGCAGCACCCATGAGGCGCTCGAGGTCGGGATCATCTCGCCGGAACCCAAATCCACGGCGGGACTCGGCCCGGGCGAGGTCGGATACCTCATCACCGGCGTCAAGGACGTGCGCCAGTCCAAGGTCGGCGACACGGTCACCAGCGCCCGCGGTGGCGCAATGGAGCCGCTGCCGGGTTACAAGGAACCCAACCCGATGGTGTTCTCGGGGCTCTACCCGATCGACGGGTCCGATTACCCGGTCCTGCGCGACGCGCTGGACAAGCTGCAGCTCAACGATGCCTCGCTGGACTACGAGCCTGAGACGTCGGTGGCACTCGGCTTCGGGTTCCGCTGCGGGTTCCTGGGCCTGCTGCACATGGAGATCACCCGGGACCGGCTGGAGCGCGAGTTCAACCTCGACCTCATCTCGACCGCGCCGAACGTCGTCTACCGGGTGATCGCCGAGGACGGCACCGAGCATCAGGTCACCAACCCGTCCTACTGGCCGGAGGGTAAGAACCGCGAGGTCTACGAGCCGATCGTCAAGTGCACGATCATCGTGCCGAGTGAGTTCGTGGGCACCACCATGGAGCTGTGCCAGTCCAAGCGGGGCGAGATGAAGGGCATGGACTACCTCTCCGAGACCCGCGTCGAGCTGCGCTATGTCATACCGATGGGCGAGATCATCTTTGACTTCTTCGACTCGCTCAAATCCCGGACAAAGGGCTATGCCTCGATGGACTACGAGGAAGCCGGTGAGCAGATTGCGGACCTGGTGAAGGTGGACATCCTGCTGCAGGGCGAGGCCGTGGACGCGTTCAGCGCAATCGTTCACCGCGACTACGCGCAAGCCTACGGCAACAAGATGACCGTCAAACTCAAGGAGCTCATCCCGCGCCAGCAGTACGAGGTGCCGATCCAGGCGGCGATCGGTTCCAAGATCATCTCCCGCGAGAACATCCGCGCAATCCGCAAGGACGTTCTCTCCAAGTGTTACGGCGGCGACATCAGCCGTAAGCGCAAGCTGCTCGAGAAGCAGAAGGAGGGCAAGAAGCGCATGAAGTCCATCGGCCGGGTGGACGTGCCCCAAGAGGCCTTCGTAGCGGCGTTGTCGGCAGACTCGAGCGCCGACAAGAAGTAA
- a CDS encoding helix-hairpin-helix domain-containing protein translates to MRTQTRDRSVGPVDSHRDPERAAALRHLASALSPPVSDHGQVADVGPTTGDGSPRGDHPGRPESATVPWADLDPDGDRPERIPPQDADASAWADPPWWGRIRWAPDRLAGIALVVLVLGLGAFSVHRLLSSVPEGPPVPQLPLATAGEAVGIASASPPPPDPGPSPAETVAADEPVVVSVVGLVGRSGLVTLAPGARVADALDSAGGVLEGGDRDGLNLARKVSDGEQILVGSAPGPEGPRGPRSDIIGPASGPVAGPEPGAPPRAHAGGASDPATGTGVIDLNTADAAALESLPGVGPVTASSILAWRAANGSFVSVDQLVEVDGIGPATLARLRPLVTV, encoded by the coding sequence ATGCGAACCCAGACCCGGGACCGATCCGTCGGCCCCGTCGACTCCCACCGGGACCCGGAGCGGGCGGCCGCCTTGCGCCACTTGGCTAGCGCGCTCTCTCCGCCTGTGTCCGATCACGGGCAGGTGGCAGACGTCGGGCCGACCACCGGTGACGGCTCTCCACGAGGCGACCACCCCGGCCGGCCGGAGTCGGCGACGGTGCCGTGGGCTGACCTTGACCCCGACGGCGACCGGCCGGAGCGGATCCCGCCGCAGGACGCGGATGCGTCCGCCTGGGCCGACCCTCCGTGGTGGGGTCGCATCCGGTGGGCGCCCGACCGGCTCGCGGGCATCGCGTTGGTGGTGCTCGTGCTGGGGCTCGGCGCTTTCTCCGTGCACCGGTTGCTCTCGTCAGTTCCTGAAGGCCCGCCAGTCCCTCAACTTCCGTTGGCTACGGCGGGGGAGGCGGTCGGCATTGCCAGTGCCTCGCCTCCACCCCCGGACCCGGGGCCCTCACCGGCAGAAACGGTGGCCGCGGATGAACCGGTAGTCGTCTCCGTCGTCGGGCTGGTCGGCCGTAGCGGACTGGTCACACTCGCGCCCGGCGCTCGTGTCGCCGATGCGCTCGACAGCGCGGGCGGGGTCCTGGAGGGCGGAGATAGGGACGGGTTGAACCTGGCCCGCAAGGTCTCCGACGGCGAACAGATTCTCGTCGGGTCGGCCCCCGGCCCGGAGGGGCCGCGAGGCCCCCGCAGCGACATCATCGGTCCCGCTTCCGGTCCCGTCGCGGGTCCGGAGCCGGGAGCACCACCCCGCGCGCACGCGGGAGGCGCGTCGGATCCGGCGACGGGCACCGGAGTGATCGATCTGAACACCGCCGACGCCGCGGCGCTCGAGTCACTGCCCGGTGTCGGGCCGGTGACCGCGTCGTCGATCCTGGCGTGGCGAGCCGCCAACGGGTCGTTCGTCAGCGTCGACCAGCTCGTCGAGGTCGACGGTATCGGCCCGGCGACTCTGGCTCGGCTCCGGCCGCTGGTCACGGTGTGA
- a CDS encoding EthD domain-containing protein has translation MDMLMAVVWAGDESPVDPGGAPSLRARIADVAEGPLAALGVDEYLLNVRDEAVAGALIDVRVTPRPVLAALRARVPAASATACADLLDALRGLGPVSAWSVTASELLPVPGPGSDGRCEGMANLAFLRRPERIGRGEWLRIWLEEHTQVAIDTQSTTGYTQHVVVRALTADAPTIDGIVEEVFPVEAAQDLGVFFDARGDDERMSANIRAMTASTARFLDEGTVDAVPTGRYVMSIRGAGV, from the coding sequence ATGGACATGCTGATGGCGGTGGTGTGGGCAGGCGACGAATCCCCAGTGGATCCGGGGGGTGCTCCGAGCCTGCGGGCGCGGATCGCGGACGTCGCGGAGGGGCCACTGGCCGCACTCGGGGTCGACGAGTACCTGCTCAACGTGCGTGACGAGGCGGTGGCCGGCGCCCTGATCGATGTGCGTGTCACACCCAGACCGGTACTCGCAGCCTTGCGCGCCCGCGTTCCGGCCGCCTCGGCGACCGCGTGTGCCGACCTGCTGGATGCGCTGCGTGGCCTGGGGCCCGTGTCGGCGTGGTCGGTCACCGCGTCCGAACTGCTCCCCGTGCCCGGTCCCGGGTCGGACGGCCGCTGCGAGGGGATGGCCAACCTCGCGTTCCTGCGCCGACCGGAACGCATCGGACGCGGGGAATGGCTGCGCATATGGCTCGAGGAGCACACGCAGGTCGCGATCGACACCCAATCCACCACCGGCTACACCCAGCACGTGGTGGTCCGCGCGCTGACCGCGGACGCGCCGACGATCGACGGGATCGTCGAGGAAGTATTCCCCGTCGAGGCCGCACAGGACCTGGGGGTGTTCTTCGACGCTCGCGGCGACGACGAGCGCATGTCCGCCAATATCCGGGCTATGACAGCCTCCACCGCGCGCTTCCTCGACGAGGGCACGGTGGACGCGGTCCCCACGGGCCGGTACGTGATGAGTATTCGCGGCGCAGGCGTGTGA
- a CDS encoding ComEC/Rec2 family competence protein, with product MPALAVFTATAATGTMRPTIATAVAIVLAATSGIAVLWSTRVGAGVGPDRAALGVLAVACAMGAVASGVQAARIHTLAAHPLTELTGGRTGVQLLVTGFDRPIRSGGVMVPVRVEVTGSGTSARAAQLDVVLLARDGWRGLPPGTRVETSVAVLEPRSAGDPPALRALTAPRVTGLPGWTGRAPAAVRERLRQVSGRALKGEAVGLLPSFVLGDEGRIASETREEFRAAGLSHLAAVSGANTTYVVGAVLLAAAAVRVGRRGRIVVAGLALAGFVAVVGPEPAVLRAAGTGAIGLAALGAHRTGRPLAALAAVVLLIALLDPTTATGAGFVLSVSATAALVLVARPVAQRIRRPWMPGPVADALAVCIVAHVATLPVLVASGLGSGPWALPANIAVAPAVPLVTVLGTSAAALGPVWESGAVVLAAACSPALWWLDTVAGVVAGLPGSPAVTPG from the coding sequence GTGCCCGCGCTCGCGGTGTTCACGGCGACCGCGGCGACCGGGACGATGCGTCCGACCATCGCCACAGCCGTCGCCATCGTCCTGGCGGCAACTTCAGGGATCGCCGTGCTGTGGTCCACACGAGTAGGTGCGGGCGTCGGGCCCGACCGGGCCGCCCTGGGCGTCCTGGCAGTCGCTTGCGCGATGGGCGCGGTCGCGTCAGGGGTGCAAGCGGCACGGATACATACACTGGCCGCACACCCGCTGACCGAACTGACGGGCGGCCGGACCGGTGTGCAGTTGCTGGTGACCGGTTTTGACCGGCCGATCCGCAGCGGCGGCGTGATGGTGCCGGTCCGGGTCGAGGTCACCGGGTCGGGAACCTCCGCGCGGGCGGCCCAACTCGACGTGGTGTTGCTTGCCCGGGATGGCTGGAGAGGGCTACCACCGGGGACCCGGGTGGAGACATCAGTGGCGGTGTTGGAGCCGCGATCCGCAGGAGACCCGCCCGCCCTCCGCGCGTTGACAGCGCCCCGCGTGACCGGTCTGCCCGGATGGACAGGTCGGGCTCCGGCGGCGGTGCGCGAGCGACTCCGACAGGTATCAGGCCGGGCACTCAAGGGTGAGGCCGTGGGGTTGCTTCCCTCTTTCGTCCTGGGCGACGAGGGTCGCATAGCCAGCGAAACCCGCGAAGAGTTCCGCGCGGCGGGACTGTCGCACCTGGCCGCGGTCTCGGGCGCTAACACCACCTATGTCGTAGGGGCGGTCCTGCTCGCCGCGGCGGCGGTCCGGGTGGGGCGCCGCGGTCGCATAGTGGTCGCGGGACTCGCGCTGGCCGGGTTCGTCGCCGTGGTCGGTCCGGAACCAGCTGTATTGCGGGCCGCCGGAACCGGGGCAATAGGCCTGGCTGCGTTGGGCGCCCACCGCACCGGCCGTCCCCTCGCCGCGCTGGCGGCGGTGGTTCTGCTCATCGCACTCCTGGACCCCACGACGGCCACGGGAGCCGGCTTCGTGCTGTCGGTCTCGGCGACCGCTGCGCTCGTGCTGGTCGCGAGGCCGGTGGCCCAGCGGATCCGACGACCGTGGATGCCCGGCCCGGTCGCCGATGCCCTGGCGGTCTGCATCGTGGCCCACGTGGCGACGCTGCCCGTGCTCGTGGCCTCGGGCCTCGGCTCGGGGCCGTGGGCCCTGCCCGCGAATATCGCGGTGGCGCCGGCGGTGCCGCTGGTCACCGTGCTCGGCACGTCGGCGGCTGCGCTGGGCCCGGTGTGGGAGAGCGGCGCAGTCGTGCTGGCCGCGGCCTGCTCTCCGGCGTTGTGGTGGCTCGACACCGTCGCGGGCGTCGTTGCCGGGCTACCGGGATCGCCGGCCGTCACGCCCGGGTGA
- the rpsT gene encoding 30S ribosomal protein S20, with product MANIKSQIKRNRTNERNRLRNQSTKSGLRTAIRSLREATAAGDKEKAGALLVATSRQLDKAASKGVIHPNQAANKKSALTKAVNSL from the coding sequence GTGGCCAACATCAAGTCCCAGATCAAGCGGAACCGCACCAACGAGCGCAACCGCCTCCGCAACCAGTCGACCAAGTCGGGTCTGCGCACCGCCATCCGCAGCCTGCGCGAGGCCACCGCGGCAGGCGACAAGGAGAAGGCCGGCGCCCTGCTGGTCGCCACCTCGCGTCAGCTCGACAAGGCCGCCAGCAAGGGTGTCATCCACCCGAACCAGGCCGCCAACAAGAAGTCGGCGCTCACCAAGGCCGTCAACAGCCTCTGA